GGCAGATAATAAGTCCGCCTGCGCCTGCTGGTAATCCGCTTCGGCCTGTTGTAATGCGATGCGGTATTCCTCATCGTCAATAGCTAATAAAGTGTCCTTTTGTTTTACATTTCCGTAGTCCTGTACATACAGGTTCTTTACGTAACCGGAAACCCGGGCGATCACAGGAGCGGAATGTCCTTCTACCTGTGCATTGTCTGTTGTTTCATGGTGACTGGCGTACATCCATTGGCGGATGCCGAAAATACCTGCGAGGATAAGGATGCCGATGAAAATAAGGCGCACTGCTAACTTCCCTTTCCGGGGATTGGCTTTTGTTGTTTCCATTGTAGTGTGTGTTTTGTACGATTTTATTTTATGGGAACAAAGGTAAACCAAGTTGACATAATAGACAACTAATTTGTCTATTTATAAAAAGATTATCTTTGCATGACAAAAGGGAGTATTTTAGGGACAAAGCCTACAACGTATATAATAATATAACTATGACGACACCGTCTTTGGAGCAGAAATTTATGGATGTGGTGGCCATGCGGCCGCGTTTATTGATCAAGCTATTAAGCATTGTTAAGAAGGACTTTGATTTCCAGCTCATTGAGCAGTTACAACAGCGTGGTTATAAGGACTTTAAGATAGGGGACATGGTATTACTGGCGAATATATCTCCCGAGGGTACCATTAACAATGAACTGGCAAAAAAGGCCAGGATCACCAAACAGGCTATGAGCAAGGTGGTGAAAAACCTGGAATCGAATGGTTTCATATTCACCCGTAAACATGAAACGGACAACCGGGCCACTGTTATTTATTTAAGTGACAAGGGTAAACAGCTGGTGATCGATTCTTCTGCCTGTGTGCAGGATATTCAGCGTGGCTATACGAATATCATTGGGGAAAAGGATACAGAAATATTAAGGGATATTTTATTCAGATTGGTAGAGGGGATATTACCTCCTGCTGTAGCGAAGTAATAAGATCAATATAATCAAGGCCCCGCCAGCCCCGATCCACTTCAGATAATTCCGTTCTTTTTCCGGTTTTTCCAGGATCACAGCATGATGATGACCAATATAGGTAAGTGCTGCCCAGTAATAGGGCAGCTTTAGCTGTTGTTTGGTATCCTTATCTTCCAGCCATGCTTTCTTTGCATTGTGCAGGGCCATCATAGGGCTTTCCGCAGCAGGCAGCTGCTGATAGAAATTACCGGTTAACTGCGCTACTGTAACATCGTGTACATTCCACAAGCCGGCAACGATACCTGTAGCGCCGGATGCAGAAAATTCGCGCGCCAGCGAAATGATCCCCTCTCCTTCTGCCAGCATGCCCTGCCCTGTTCTGCAGGCACTTAACATAATGAGGCCTGGTTGGAATTTACGGGCATATAATTCAAACAGGAAGAAAGGCCCGTCTGCCAACTGGATAGCGGGTAATTGCTGTGCACCTTCCAAAGATGCATGGGTGCTGAGATGCAGGATGCTGTTCTTTCCCAATTGTTCTCTGAAGGCTGCAAGTGTGGCCTTTTCATTCTGATAATAGTTTCCTTTGGCGGCATGGCTCACTGCTTCAAACTCCTGCTGTACTGCAGGTAGCGTGATACCTTCACTGGCTTTTGAAATAAAGAACCCTGTAATGCCATTTGTTTTTCCATTGCTCTGCTGTTGTTGCTGTAACCAGGTTTGCATGGAATAGGCCAGACCGGTGGCTGCTTTTTTTAACAGGAAAGGCCATTTGCTCAGATCACGATTATATACACTGTCTGTTGGTAGTGCATCAAATGGCAGGTATCCCAATCCGCCATCGGGTACTAATAAATACTTGTTGCCAGCAATGGTATCGTTCCACAGCCAGCGCCAGATCTGGTATCCCTGTTTATAATACGTTTGCGGATCGTTCTGCATGGCTTGCGGGCCATTGTGAAAGAAGCGGGTGACGAACTGGTGAATGGCATCCAGTTTCTGTGCCGCATCCGGTAATCTTTTAATAGAGAGGATACCTTGTTTTTGCAGATCGATAATATAGAGGTGATCTGTTCCGGCGAAAAAATTCTTTACGATCAAACCCTGCGGGAGGTCTTTACCCGGGAGGAATGGAACAAAAAGCGGAGAAGGGTTTACCGGTTCAAAAAAGTCCGGGTACTTTCTTTTGATCTGTAATTGTATTTGTGAAAGTGCGTAGGCCAGTTCTGTTCTATCGCCTCCGGTTTTACCGGTGAGTGCTTTTTCTCTATCGTAATATGCAATCGCCTGCTGCAATTTTCTTTGCCGGTCCAGCAAACTATCCTTTACCTGCAACTGGCTGTTCTGCATATTGAACTGCTGCTCTTCCAGCAATACCTGTGCTTTACTCTTCTCCATGATGTCCAGCATGGTAAAAGCATATTGCTGATCACCGCTTTGCTCCCATAATTGAAAGGCTGTGTTCATGGCTTTTTCAGCGAGTGCATGGCTTTGCTTCTGATGCAGTAATCGTGTGGCGCGGCTGAAGAATTCTCTTCGTAATGATTTTTCTATGGAAAAGATCAGCATGTAGCCGGTCAATGCATCTTTTAATTGTCCTGATTGCACCAGGGCATCTGCTTTTCCTTCCAATGCATCTGCCAGCATAAATTCTCCGTACAACTGGTTCTCCTGTGGCCAGATGCCTCCTGCCAGTTTTTCGGGTATGAGTAAATGAATGCCTTTATCAAAATCGTCTGCTTTTTCTTTCAGATGTAAAGCTACGCGGCCGGATTTCTCCAGTAGTCTTGCTTTTTCTCTTTTACGTGCACCGGCGTAATGGGATTCCATTACCTTCCATCCTTCTTTAAAGAAAACCTGCGCTTCTTTGTAACGATGCTGGCTAAACGCTACATCGCCGGACATCTGTAAAGCAGAAGATAACCAGTAAGGTGCATTCTCTTCTTTCAGGATACCCGGCTGCCGTAAGATCTTTACAGCCTGTGCTGCACTCAGGGCTGCACTGTCTGTTTTGCCGGCTTTTAAATACACATCAGCTAAAGAGGAATGCAGCAACCCTGCTATGCTGCTGTTGGCGGGAGCATACTGTAAACCTGCGAGTCCTGAACGGATGGCATCGGGAAACATGTCCTGCATCTGGAATACCACTGCCAGGTTATTGTATACACCTGCAATCTGTCTTATATTTCCTTCCTTACGGGCTATTTCCAATGCTTTGGTATGAATGAATGCAGCTCTTTCATAATCTCCGAGGCGGGTGTAGTTATTGCCCAGGGGCTTCAGTATGTATTCGAGGATATCTGTTCCGGGAAAAGGTGCGGCGTTATAAAAGCGATAGGCTTCTTCGTAGGTTTCAATGGAAGGAAGGATGTTGCCTTCATACATGAGGTAATATCCCTGGGCTATGAGCATATCCAGCCAGGCGGCGCGTTCGTCTTCATTTTTGGGTTTGCGCCATGCCCAGTTATCTATTTCATTTAGTACGGTTACGCGGGTGAGGGGTTGCTCGTATACATAATCGAGCATGTAGTAGATCCACTCTTCCAGGTTATCGTCCTGTTTGAGTTGTGCTGTTTTCTTCTTCAATGTTTCAGGAAAGCCCACGAAACTAAAATCGGCAGTTGCCGATATACAGAATAGGAAAGAGAGAAGAAAACAGATCCGGATCATGTTTTAAGAAGGAGGTACCTCCCTCTTAAAGATAATTAAAATCTCCAGATGCCGTAAAAGCACGGCGGCAGTCAGGGAATCTCAGGCAACAACTAAAACTTCCAGACTCCGTAAAAGAACAACGGCCACAAGAAATCTCAGCCAACTAAAATCTCCAGATGCCATAAAAGAACAACCGCTGTTGCGGGTCTTTTATATATTGCAGGAGGCGTATACCCAGAGCCGGGCCGGCTCTTACTTTACCAATATTCAGATCTGCGAATATAGCTCCGTCTGCTGCGGAGAAGTTTTTGGTGATGGCGCCTGCCAGGTTTTGAAAGCGCTGTACAGTGCCGGAGGGAGGGACTACCATTTCTGTTGCCTGCACTACTTTTTTCTCCTGTGTTTTTTCAGAAGTCACCACACTCACCATTATACCTGCACCCACTCCTAACCAGCCGGTAATATTATAACGCAAATGTAAAGGCACTACATCCATCGTTGTTCTGCTCACCACCTCATAATTCTCTCTGCCTATCACCAGGTATTTGCCGGTACCGATCGTTGTATCCCGCTGGTCCCGGGAAAATGATCGCAGCGTTTCATTCTTCTGCTGCACATTGAAATACAACTCAGCCTGAAAGTATGGCTTATAAGGAGCAAATGCAGAAACCGTAAAACCCAGTGTTCCGGCAGGGATACCTAAGGGCAATTCTCCATTACTCATTCCTTTGCCATAACCTAAGATCACACCGGGTGAAAGGCCGGGTTTAAATCTTCCTTTGGAACGGTTGGTGATCACCGGTTCATTCCTGTCGAACACAATAGCAGCCTGACTGGTGAAGGGGAGTTTTTTCAGCTCTTTACTGAAACGTATCCTGTATTTGATAAACCCTTTCGTAGAATCCTGGTCTTCCACACCTTCCTGTTTTACACCTTTGAGGTAGATATTATTGAAGACGAAAAAGATACTGTCCTTCCGGATAATAGTATCCAGGCAGCTCTGGCGCTCATAAGCAGAATCGCACATCACGCATTTAGGGGAATAGTCTGTAATCTCCAGGGACTGGCCATTCAGCATTCCGGGCACCGCAACACCAATGGCCACTTTGCTGGCGGGGCCTTTACCCGTATTCTGAAACTGTACTTTATAACTTAATTCTTTCGACTTACTCACGAAGCGGTAATTCATGCGCCTGTTCTTCAGCTGCATCCTGTTGGGATCATGTGAGGCCACGATCTGCATATCCAGGTTGTATTGAGAGATAGGATAAGCAGGATCATCCGGTACAAACATTCCACTGATGGTAACTACGGCATTCGTGTCTTTGATCATTTCAGGGGTTGTTTCCATGGAGAGGAAGAGGAATTTTTCTTCTCCTGCCTTCAGGTCTTCTACCCGCCAGATGTGTTGTTCCCGGAACAGGGTTTTCTTTTCCGACAGCATACCCGCCAGCGCCGTTTTTCTTACAGGGTCTATCCATGCGGCATTAGAAGGGCCTCCGGCCAGGGGTACATACAGATCTTCCGAAGGAGCCATCGCCATCAGGGAGTCCAATCCAAACTTGCGTTCATTGTTGTATTTACGTTCTTCGGAGAGGACGAAGTTCTTTTGGGCAAACTGCTTTTCGTTATAGAACAATAACAGGGAACCGCTGACAGCACTCGTTCCTCCGGGATGACGATAACCAACGATGGTCACCATTTCCTCTCCGGGTTTGGGCATCCGGTTTGTTTTCATGGCCAGCATATCTGAGGCGGCAAAGAAAGACGAGGGGGCATCCGCGGCTGCGTACATGGTCTTTTTTACTTTGATACGGCGGGGTTTTCCTTTGGGGGCCTTGCCATCATCATAGTTATTGGTAGCATAGAGGCGGATCTCATAGTCGCCGGTATCTTTGTAATTGTGTACAGGTTGCGGGGCAAAGCTGAACGTGCCATCCCCGAATTCCCAGAAGTAAGTATAAAAGGCTTCGGGTGCTCCGGCTATCTGGCGGAGAGGCCGCAGGCCGGCTTTTATGACGGTCTTATTCTCATCCTGCTCCACATCTATGGTGGCGGGAATGGTATCCGGCGCTACTCTTTGCTGTCCCATGGCGGATCCTGTAAGTATCAGCAAGAGTATGGAGGCGAATAGATATTTCGACATAAAGCGGTATTTAGGATATATATAGTTGAGGCTCTCTTGCTCCGACAGTTTAAACCTCAGTAATATATATCATTTTAACTGTAACGACAAAAGGCCCTCCTGTGAATTACAGGAGGCCTTTTGGGTGTATCTGGCGTTAACAGGAACGGAGCTGTTGCCAATAGATAACCCATAGCCCTGATTTGTTACCCCCGGATTTTTAATATCTTTATTTTTATATGTCCACCCAATTCGTACACGCAGATCAATATTATATCCAGGCGCTCCTGCATAATGAAACGCAGGTGGTGGGAGAGATCTACCAACGTTTTGCGCCCAAGGTGAAATACTACGTGTTGCAGAACAGCGGCTCCGCTGACGATGCAGCCGATATCTTCCAGGAATCGCTGGTGGATATTTACAACCAGGCCAAATACAAGGGTCTCCTCCTTACCTGTCCTTTTGAGGCATTCCTTTTAATGGTGTGTAAACGCAAGTGGCTCAACGAACTCAAAAAAAGAGGACGCCAGGGGGTAACAAAAGACCTCGATGAGCAATTTAATGTTGGCGAGGATAGCTTCCGGGATGCGGAAAAGACCTGGGCAGACAATGAAAAGGCCCGGCTCTTTAAAACCATGCTGGGACAGATGGGAGAACGCTGCCAGGAGATCATCCGGCTTTCGCTGACGGATAAACCGCAGGAAGAGATCGCCGCCAAACTGGGTGTAACCTACGGATACCTTCGTAAGAAGAAATCTGAATGTATGGCCTCCCTGATCAGTGCTATTAAAGATAACCTTTCAAAATGGGGATTGACATGAACGACATCGATTACGAACTGATAGAGCATTACTTCTCCGGCCAGATGACACCGGAAGAACTGGCGGCTTTTGAAAACCGCAGGCAGGCGGATCCTGAATTCCGGGAGATGGTAGCCACCTGGTCTGATGTGAGCGATACATTACGTCAATCCCTGCAGGCTGATCCCCAGCGGGAGGCTTTAATACAAACACTGCAAAGCAACCGTAACCAGTTCAAAGAGAAAGGTAAGGTTGTTTCCATCCGCAGGTTTATGACAGCGGCAGCTTCAGTGGCCGTATTGATTGCGGCGCTGATGTACTGGAGCCCCTGGAAGAAAGACCTTTATTCCCAATATGCCATAGAAGAAATGATCTCTCCTGCAGAACGGGGTTCTGTTAAAGATTCCCTGGCGGCGCAGGCAGCGGAGCAATTCAATCACCGTCATTATAAAGCAGCGATTGTTACACTGGACAAATTATTAGCCGATCAGCCTGGTGATGCTTATGCACGTTATTACCGCGGGCTTTCTTACCTCGAAGACGATCAGCCCGAAAAGGCACGCCCTGACCTGGAAGCGATCTATAATGGAGAATCTGTTTTTAAATATGAAGGGGCTTTCTTTACTGCGCTGAGTTACCTGAAAGAAAAGAATACCGCTAAATGCAGGGAGTGGTTGCTGAAGATACCGGAGAATGCAGAGAACTATGATAAGGCACAGGAGTTATTGGGGGATCTGTAGGAGGAAGATAACCAAGGAATGCCTGTAAGAAATAACCAGGAGTAATTCAATGGCTTCAATAAAAATCCACAACATTCAATAGCGAACAAACCTGCTGAAAGGAAAACGCAAAAGACCTGCAAAAAATAACAACATCTGCACAAGAAACAGCCGGGAGTAATTCAATGACATCAATAAAAAATCTATACCGTTCAATAGCCGGAACTAATTCAATGGCGTCAATAAAAAATCTACAACGTTCAGTAGAAAACAAACCGCTGAAGTGAGTGACACAACGGCGGCTGAATAGTGATCAGCTGCCGGTCCCATAACAGATACAAACTCTCTCCCGAACAGCTTATAGAAAAAAAGATGCCGGCTCAGACGAGACCGGCGTTATCATATTCCACGTCTACAGTAAAATCTTTAGTACGTTTATGATTATCTTTTTTAGGTTAAATGGTAACCATGAAGATCTCAGGATTCCGTATCGGCAGATTACGCAATACTTCTTCCACCTGAGGATCATGCTCAAGTTTTTTCCATAATGAAAAGTAGACTGGATTGTTATAGGCAGCTGCACCAAAAAGGAGGAAAGGGTGGGCCACCGGCCATTCATCCCAATACATCACATCTTTTGCAAACGGCCAGCTCTCTTTGTTCAGCACATATGGATACATATATGCAATGCCTTTGCTAATTGCCTTTGTTGATGCAGTATACTTCCAGAGATCATCTGTTTTGGTGCTGAGTATCTGGCATACTGTTGCCATTGCATCTAAATTGAATAACGCATAACCATAAGGTTTTGTTCTACGGATTTCCAGCGGAAAACTTCCATCGTCTGCCATCTGTTTAGGCAATAAAACCTCTTTATACCTGTTACGGCAAAATTCTATCCAATGCTGATCTTTCAGGAAAGTAGCGAAAGCTGCCACCTGCATTACCCAGCAGGTACCATGGTTATTAGCTGCATTCATTTCATCCTGACCATACTTATGTTCCGTCATCCATTTCAGATAAGCAGCAAACCATTCCCTGATAGCCACCAGATCTTTC
This DNA window, taken from Chitinophaga niabensis, encodes the following:
- a CDS encoding PKD domain-containing protein, which codes for MSKYLFASILLLILTGSAMGQQRVAPDTIPATIDVEQDENKTVIKAGLRPLRQIAGAPEAFYTYFWEFGDGTFSFAPQPVHNYKDTGDYEIRLYATNNYDDGKAPKGKPRRIKVKKTMYAAADAPSSFFAASDMLAMKTNRMPKPGEEMVTIVGYRHPGGTSAVSGSLLLFYNEKQFAQKNFVLSEERKYNNERKFGLDSLMAMAPSEDLYVPLAGGPSNAAWIDPVRKTALAGMLSEKKTLFREQHIWRVEDLKAGEEKFLFLSMETTPEMIKDTNAVVTISGMFVPDDPAYPISQYNLDMQIVASHDPNRMQLKNRRMNYRFVSKSKELSYKVQFQNTGKGPASKVAIGVAVPGMLNGQSLEITDYSPKCVMCDSAYERQSCLDTIIRKDSIFFVFNNIYLKGVKQEGVEDQDSTKGFIKYRIRFSKELKKLPFTSQAAIVFDRNEPVITNRSKGRFKPGLSPGVILGYGKGMSNGELPLGIPAGTLGFTVSAFAPYKPYFQAELYFNVQQKNETLRSFSRDQRDTTIGTGKYLVIGRENYEVVSRTTMDVVPLHLRYNITGWLGVGAGIMVSVVTSEKTQEKKVVQATEMVVPPSGTVQRFQNLAGAITKNFSAADGAIFADLNIGKVRAGPALGIRLLQYIKDPQQRLFFYGIWRF
- a CDS encoding RNA polymerase sigma factor, yielding MSTQFVHADQYYIQALLHNETQVVGEIYQRFAPKVKYYVLQNSGSADDAADIFQESLVDIYNQAKYKGLLLTCPFEAFLLMVCKRKWLNELKKRGRQGVTKDLDEQFNVGEDSFRDAEKTWADNEKARLFKTMLGQMGERCQEIIRLSLTDKPQEEIAAKLGVTYGYLRKKKSECMASLISAIKDNLSKWGLT
- a CDS encoding MarR family winged helix-turn-helix transcriptional regulator, translated to MTTPSLEQKFMDVVAMRPRLLIKLLSIVKKDFDFQLIEQLQQRGYKDFKIGDMVLLANISPEGTINNELAKKARITKQAMSKVVKNLESNGFIFTRKHETDNRATVIYLSDKGKQLVIDSSACVQDIQRGYTNIIGEKDTEILRDILFRLVEGILPPAVAK
- a CDS encoding alginate lyase family protein, whose translation is MRRSILIILCILTAQLTKADWLKQALDARKADIQKKAEWAMQQKPVTVTAAKSDRSAGGLHDFYSEGDYWWPNPASADSPYIQKDGQTNPQNFVAHRQAMVRFSRVVGNLAAAYVANGNKRYLDHALVHIKAWFVNPDTRMNPNLLYAQAIKGRHTGRGIGIIDTIHFIEIAQALRIMEKAGMIPPKDLVAIREWFAAYLKWMTEHKYGQDEMNAANNHGTCWVMQVAAFATFLKDQHWIEFCRNRYKEVLLPKQMADDGSFPLEIRRTKPYGYALFNLDAMATVCQILSTKTDDLWKYTASTKAISKGIAYMYPYVLNKESWPFAKDVMYWDEWPVAHPFLLFGAAAYNNPVYFSLWKKLEHDPQVEEVLRNLPIRNPEIFMVTI
- a CDS encoding CHAT domain-containing protein, producing MKKKTAQLKQDDNLEEWIYYMLDYVYEQPLTRVTVLNEIDNWAWRKPKNEDERAAWLDMLIAQGYYLMYEGNILPSIETYEEAYRFYNAAPFPGTDILEYILKPLGNNYTRLGDYERAAFIHTKALEIARKEGNIRQIAGVYNNLAVVFQMQDMFPDAIRSGLAGLQYAPANSSIAGLLHSSLADVYLKAGKTDSAALSAAQAVKILRQPGILKEENAPYWLSSALQMSGDVAFSQHRYKEAQVFFKEGWKVMESHYAGARKREKARLLEKSGRVALHLKEKADDFDKGIHLLIPEKLAGGIWPQENQLYGEFMLADALEGKADALVQSGQLKDALTGYMLIFSIEKSLRREFFSRATRLLHQKQSHALAEKAMNTAFQLWEQSGDQQYAFTMLDIMEKSKAQVLLEEQQFNMQNSQLQVKDSLLDRQRKLQQAIAYYDREKALTGKTGGDRTELAYALSQIQLQIKRKYPDFFEPVNPSPLFVPFLPGKDLPQGLIVKNFFAGTDHLYIIDLQKQGILSIKRLPDAAQKLDAIHQFVTRFFHNGPQAMQNDPQTYYKQGYQIWRWLWNDTIAGNKYLLVPDGGLGYLPFDALPTDSVYNRDLSKWPFLLKKAATGLAYSMQTWLQQQQQSNGKTNGITGFFISKASEGITLPAVQQEFEAVSHAAKGNYYQNEKATLAAFREQLGKNSILHLSTHASLEGAQQLPAIQLADGPFFLFELYARKFQPGLIMLSACRTGQGMLAEGEGIISLAREFSASGATGIVAGLWNVHDVTVAQLTGNFYQQLPAAESPMMALHNAKKAWLEDKDTKQQLKLPYYWAALTYIGHHHAVILEKPEKERNYLKWIGAGGALIILILLLRYSRR